The following coding sequences lie in one Lacerta agilis isolate rLacAgi1 chromosome 4, rLacAgi1.pri, whole genome shotgun sequence genomic window:
- the LOC117045917 gene encoding interleukin-5 receptor subunit alpha-like, with translation MVPNIGFAHMSCLTVFCSVFFITFANNQGRNGTSAENLSCVIHTVHVTSMDCTWDTGRNVPKDVQYFLYLIYHKNDGEETECPQYKNNELGRHVGCHFPNVKVPDNHITLRVNGSSEESLVQPLDWQFWPFDHEKLTPPQNITWNCDEQPWGCKVQWKPPPCAFKDNADYCFKYEIRDEIRGQISPLTGQTHQNYTVRGKYSLRLRAAGQYCPIGTQWSDWSKPIVFGADPNPFPTVILIVVVIGTVITILLLILIWKRFHIWRCLTFPVPQPKDVLWQYENAKTWVDQMPAADEKITVVEEMNCELQKQ, from the exons ATGGTGCCCAACATAGGATTTGCTCACATGAGTTGCCTCACAGTGTTTTGCTCTGTTTTCTTTATTACTTTTGCAAATAATCAGG GACGAAATGGGACATCAGCTGAAAATTTATCCTGTGTCATTCACACAGTTCATGTTACCTCAATGGATTGCACTTGGGACACTGGCAGGAATGTTCCTAAAGACGTCCAGTATTTTCTATACTTGATATATCA CAAAAATGATGGAGAAGAGACGGAATGCCCCCAGTACAAAAATAATGAACTTGGAAGACATGTTGGATGCCATTTTCCTAATGTGAAAGTTCCTGATAATCATATTACCCTCAGAGTGAATGGATCAAGCGAAGAATCACTGGTTCAGCCTTTGGATTGGCAATTCTGGCCTTTCGATCATG AAAAACTTACTCCACCACAAAATATCACTTGGAATTGTGATGAACAGCCGTGGGGGTGCAAAGTACAATGGAAACCCCCTCCATGTGCCTTTAAAGATAATGCAGACTACTGCTTTAAGTACGAAATAAGG GATGAAATCAGAGGCCAAATTTCACCA TTAACAGGACAAACCCACCAAAATTACACAGTACGTGGGAAATACTCATTGAGGCTCCGTGCAGCTGGACAGTATTGTCCCATTGGGACACAGTGGAGTGACTGGAGTAAACCAATTGTGTTTG GTGCTGACCCCAATCCATTTCCTACAGTAATATTAATAGTTGTAGTAATTGGGACTGTCATAACAATCTTGCTCCTGATTTTGATCTGGAAAAG ATTCCACATATGGAGATGCCTCACTTTTCCAGTTCCACAACCAAAAGATGTTCTTTGGCAATATGAGAATGCG AAAACATGGGTAGACCAGATGCCAGCAGCAGATGAAAAAATAACAGTGGTTGAAGAAATGAACTGTGAATTGCAAAAACAATGA